The Jiangella sp. DSM 45060 genome contains the following window.
CGTGTCATCTGACGGACCGGCGCTCGCATGCCCGGGAACATGCGGCACAATGGCCTACCTGACAGTGTCGTCACACTTCCGTAACCCACCGGACACCCGACACGGAGCGCAGCCATGACCGACACTGTGCAGATCCCCGACGACCTCAAGCCCGCCGACGGCCGGTTCGGCGCGGGCCCGAGCAAGGTCCGTCCCGAGGCGCTGGCCGCCCTCGCCGCCCAGGGCGGCGCCGTCCTCGGCACCTCGCACCGGCAGGCGCCGGTGAAGAACCTGGTCCGCCGCGTCCGCGAGGGCGTCGCCGCCCTGCTGGGCCTGCCCGAGGGCTACCGGGTCGTGCTCGGCAACGGCGGCACCACGGCGTTCTGGGACGCGGCCGCGTTCGGCCTGGTCCGCCAGAAGGCGCAGCACCTCTCCTTCGGCGAGTTCTCGTCGAAGTTCGGCACCGTCACGAAGACCGCGCCGTGGCTCGACGAGCCCAGCATCGTCAAGGCCGAGCCGGGCTCGCTGCCCGTGCCCGTGGCCGAGGACGGCGTCGACGTCTACGCGTGGCCGCACAACGAGACCTCCACCGGCGTCATGGCACCCGTCCGCCGGGTCCAGGGCGCCGCCGACGACGCACTGGTACTCATCGACGCCACCAGCGGCGCGGGCGGCCTGCCGGTCGACCCCACCCAGGCCGACGTCTACTACTTCGCGCCGCAGAAGAACTTCGGCTCCGACGGCGGCCTCTGGATCGCGGCGTTCTCGCCGGCCGCGCTGGCCCGGGTCGAGGAGATCGCCGCCACCGACCGGTACGTCCCGGCGTTCCTCGACCTCCCGACCGCGGTCGACAACTCCGCCAAGGACCAGACGTACAACACCCCAGCCGTGGCGACGCTGTTCCTGCTGGCCGAGCAGCTCGACTGGCTCAACGGCAACGGCGGCCTCGAGTTCGCCGTCGGCCGCACCACGGCGTCGTCGGGCCACCTGTACAGCTGGGCCGACAAGACCCCGTACACCACGCCGTACGTCAGCGACCCCAACGCGCGCTCGCTGGTGGTCGGCACCATCGACTTCGACGACAGCATCGACGCCGCCGCGGTGGCGAAGGTGCTGCGCGCCAACGGCATCGTCGACGTCGAGCCGTACCGCAAGCTGGGCCGCAACCAGCTGCGCGTCGCGATGTTCCCGGCGGTCGACCCCGCCGACGTCGAGGCGCTGACCGCGTGCATCGATTTCGTCGTCGAGAAGCTCGGCGCGTAGGTCACCGAAACTGTCAATAACAACGCCCGGCCGCGATTCGTGTCAGCGGCCGGGCGCGTTGTTGGTTCCACTTACTCGCAGGAACCCATTCCCCCGTCGTGTTCCTGACACAACCATAGA
Protein-coding sequences here:
- the serC gene encoding phosphoserine transaminase; this translates as MTDTVQIPDDLKPADGRFGAGPSKVRPEALAALAAQGGAVLGTSHRQAPVKNLVRRVREGVAALLGLPEGYRVVLGNGGTTAFWDAAAFGLVRQKAQHLSFGEFSSKFGTVTKTAPWLDEPSIVKAEPGSLPVPVAEDGVDVYAWPHNETSTGVMAPVRRVQGAADDALVLIDATSGAGGLPVDPTQADVYYFAPQKNFGSDGGLWIAAFSPAALARVEEIAATDRYVPAFLDLPTAVDNSAKDQTYNTPAVATLFLLAEQLDWLNGNGGLEFAVGRTTASSGHLYSWADKTPYTTPYVSDPNARSLVVGTIDFDDSIDAAAVAKVLRANGIVDVEPYRKLGRNQLRVAMFPAVDPADVEALTACIDFVVEKLGA